The genomic interval CAGTAACGGGTTTACCGGTAAATGTTTCTATAATTCCATTAATCATTACCGCGCCTATTGGATTTCCGCTATTGTCTTTTACAAGAGGTATTAGCGGAGCATCTAAATCAGGTGTTGCAGGATTTGCATATAACTGCACGCAGGTTGCGCCGGAAAGTATCTGGAAATCGGCATCTCTTACACCTGATTGTTTGCTGTTTGCATTGTATAATGACGGGCAGTGGTCTATCAGGAGATAATCGCCATTCCATTTTGGGTTGAGTTCTGCTTGAGAGCCTCGCGTATTTGCATCTTTATCTATCAATAGATATGTGCTTTCCTGGCCGACATTTTCAACTTCCATTCTGATAATTATTGCATCCTCTGGCTGCACAGTGTTTGCCGGAAAAATATCTATGCTTTTTATTTTCAGCATGTCTTTGCTCACTATCTGCGTTTTTGTTTTTCCGCTTTCAAGGCATCCTGCGGCAAATATTATGAATGCCAAAGTAACATACAATACAACAATGCCTTTTTTTTGCGATTTCTTTTCAGAAATATAAATCCCCTGCGTACTATATAGTCATTTGGATTATTATGCTTAATAACTTTTTTGAGACTGCCGGAAACTTTTTTGAAACCTATTTTTGGAACGGCATAAAATACGATACTGCCTATAACTGGATTGACACTCTTGCCTATTCACTCATCTTTGTCGGAGCCGCGTGGTTTCTCTACGGCCGGTTTTTCAAGGCGAAAAAGATTTCAATAAACCGCGAATTTATGATTGCTCTTGTCGGGTGGATATCTTTTGGAAGCGCTATGAGGGCTGCCGAAGACGCAAAAATATTTGAGACAATCTTTCTGGTTACGCCGTTCCACTATATTACGATATTTGCAATATCTCTTTCGGCGCTTCTTTTGGCTTTGCATTTCAACAAAAGAGTTCCTTACTGGAAAAGTTGGGGTTTGTTGGGATATTTTCTTGCTGTTTCTGTCATTTTTATGCTTCCGCTTAAAAAAGCCGACGGCGTCCTTCTAGTGCTTGGCGTCTGGCTTTTTTGGATTTTTATTTTTTGGGTTTTGCGAAAGCGTTTTTCCGGATTTTTGACTAACTGGAATATTGCCGCGCTTTCAGCCCAGATGTTTGATGCGTCATCGACATTCGTTGCTCTTACATTTTTTTCGAATTTCTGGGAAAAGCATATTCTTGGAAGCTCTGCAATGGCCTTTTTTGAGTCGCGAAACATTTTTCTGATATTCGGCTCCGCATCTTGGGTTATGTTTGCACTCAAGCTATTGGTAGTGCCCGCAGTTCTTTTTGCAATAGATAAATATGGAGAAACCGAAGACGAAAAGAAATTCATGAAGATGATAATCGTTCTATTGGGCATTGCAATCGGGTTTCGAAATACGCTTGAACTCGGGATGTTTGGATAACGTATATATAACAAGCAATGCAATTGTCTCTATGCTTCAGCTCATCGCATCAGTTCTTATCGATGCAATTGACGCATCCCCTATTGATGAACTTTCAGTTGTCGGGATTCCGGCAGTTGCTATTGCAGAAGGGCTCATAATATATTGGACAACAAAAAGCAAGGCGCTTGCAGTTACAGGTATGCTGGAAAGCGTAATCCCAGTTGTTGATATTATTCCATTTGCAACAATCTCATGGATAATCAAGCACGGAAAATTGATCGGAATAATCCTTTTGGCAGTGCTTATTGTTGTTATGTACTTGCTCGGATGGCTTGCGCTGCCGATTTGAGACCCCTTATTTCGGGCAGCTTGCATCCTTGCTCTCCGATGCTATGTCTACTCGAATTATTTTGTTAAGCCCAAAAGCTCCGCTGGTGTAATATATATTTCCCACGTAAATCTTTCTGTCGCTGAATAGTTCGGTGTTGTCCTCAGCATCATTGAATACATCTATCGTTTTTTCCGGTTTAAAGAACTCTAGATGGAACTCCACACCCGTATCTGAACTTACGCCCGTAAGAGTGTATGGTTCGCCGGTTACTTTTGTTTTAATATCTCCGGCAGTAATTTTATCATCGACACACCCGGCAATATTTACTTTTATCTCTTCACATTTTTTTTCTTCACTATTTAATGAGATACTTCCTTTGTATTTCAAATAGCACGCATATATTCGCTGTGCAAACGCATCAATGATAGCGATCTTTGTTTGCGGCGTTGTTTTCAGGGGGCTTATTGCCGATGCCCTTAAAACTTCAGCATCCTTTTTGCAGGTTTCAGCAATAGTCGGTCCCGGCTGCTTGACGCTAACAGACACAAGTTTGCTATATTCGAAGCGGTATTTTATATTTGACCGCACCAGAATCGTTGATGTTTGGCTGATGCTCTTTTTTTTGTCTTCTGAAAATCTGAATCTGCATCCGAACATGCGCATACCCGATTCGATTACAACCGGATCTCTACCTATCAGGTCTATTGGTAAGTATTTGATGTAATCATTTAAAGTGGCTTCTGCCGCTGTTCTGAA from Nanoarchaeota archaeon carries:
- a CDS encoding DUF63 family protein codes for the protein MLNNFFETAGNFFETYFWNGIKYDTAYNWIDTLAYSLIFVGAAWFLYGRFFKAKKISINREFMIALVGWISFGSAMRAAEDAKIFETIFLVTPFHYITIFAISLSALLLALHFNKRVPYWKSWGLLGYFLAVSVIFMLPLKKADGVLLVLGVWLFWIFIFWVLRKRFSGFLTNWNIAALSAQMFDASSTFVALTFFSNFWEKHILGSSAMAFFESRNIFLIFGSASWVMFALKLLVVPAVLFAIDKYGETEDEKKFMKMIIVLLGIAIGFRNTLELGMFG